The following is a genomic window from Deltaproteobacteria bacterium.
TCTTCCCCATCTGTTTGATCCACTCCGTAACCGGGACCTTCTTCCCCTTCTCCTCCGGGTCGTAGTTGAGCGTCGTGATCCCGTGCTCGATCTCGTAGAGCGGGAAGAAACAGCTGTCCACCGCCGCCTGGATGATCGGCACCGAGAGACGCTCTTCAGTGCGCCACGCCAGCGGGCACATGGAGATCAGTTTGCCGAACACCAGGCCTTCGTCCGCATACTTCTGCGCCTTGGCCGCCTTGCGGATCATGTCCCGCGGGTTCGATTCGGCCGCCGTGAAGACGTACGGGATGTGCGCAGCGTTGAATATCTGCGCCGTGTCCTTGTGGTGCGTCGCCTTCCCTTTCTGAGCCGGACCGTAGTTCGACGTGGAGGTCGACTGCCCGATCGGCACGGTGAAGGAGAGCTGGGAGCCGGTGTTCTGGTACCCCTGGTTGTCGTATTCGATGATGATCATGCGGCTGTTGCGCGCCGCGGCGCCCAGGGACGGGCCGATGCCGATGTCGTGCCCGCCGTCCCCGGTGACCATGAGGAAGGTGATCTTCTCGTCCTTCGGGATCTCTCCCCGCTTCTTCCGCTCCTCGAACATCTCGACGATTCCCGACATCGTCGCCGCGCCGTTCTGGAATAGGTTATGGACGTAGGTGATCTTGTGGGAGGTGTACGGGTAGCCGGTGGTGACCACCATCCCGCAGCCGGTGTGGAACAGCACGGTCACGAACCCCTCGATGCCTTTCAGGAACGTGTTCAGGTTCACGAAAATCCCGCAGCCGGGGCATGCGCCGTGGCCGGGGCCGACCCGTTTAGGCCGCTCCGTCAAGGCCCGCATGTTGATGCCTCTCACATCCATTTTTCCTTCAGGCGAAGTCTCGACCCGTACGATCCCGGACGCCTGTTCCTCGGTGATGGGTTCATACGCCTTGGGCGGCTCGTATCCCTTCTCGCCGGGATTGATCCCGAAGTAGTCGTAGGGGACTTTCACTTCTCCGTCCTTCGCGATCTCAAGCGCTTCGTTCAGCATCGCCTCGGCGTCCTCGACGAAGAACTCCTTCCCGCCGACGCCGTAGATCCGCCCGGCGACCTGGGTCTCGTTCCCCCTGATCCCCTGGAGCGCGGCCTTGACCTCGATAGTCATCGCGCCGCCGTATGCGCCGAAGTTGTCCTGCCGGTCGGCGACCACGAGGCCCTTCACTTTCTTCAAGGCTTCGCGGATCTCCTTCTGCGGGAACGGCCGGATCACGTTCGGGCGGATGAGTCCCACCTTCTTCCCCTGCTTGCGGAGCGCGTCCACGGCCTCCTTGGCCGTCTCCGCGGCCGAGTTCAGGATGAACAACGCCGCCTCCGCATCCTCCATCCGGTAAAGCTCGACGAAGGGGTACTCACGCCCGGAAATCTTCGCGTATTCCGCGAACACCTTCTTGATCACGGCGTCGGCCCGCACGATCGCGTCGGCCTGCTGCTTCTTGTTGTTGATGAGGTCGGGGTCGTTCATGTAGGGGCCGATCGTGACGGGCTTGCGCGGATCGACCGACGTCACCGTCGGGACGAACGGTCCCAGAAACTCCTGGACCACCTCTTTCGGCTCGGAGAAGATCTCCACCCGGCGCTTCTGGTGCGAGGTGAAGAAGCCGTCGAACGCCACCATCACGGGGAGCCGGACCGACATGTCCTCCCCGATCTTGGGCGCCATGATGTTCATGTCGTAGACCGCCTGGACGTCGGAGGCCATGAGGATGATCCAGCCGGTGTTCATCGCCAGCATGATGTCGCTGTGGTCGCCGCGGATGTCCAGCGGCCCCGATACCGCACGGGTGACGATGTTGAACACCATCGGGAAGCGGGTCCCCGACTGGACGGGAAGCTGCTCGAATCCGAACAGCAGCCCGTTGGCCGACGTGGCGTTGAAGACGCGCCCGCCCGCCGTGGTGGCCCCGTAGCAAATCCCGGCTGCGCCGTGCTCCCCGTCTCCCGGGATCATCCGGATGGTGTGCTCCCCTTCCGCCTTCATCGCGTCCAGCGTCTCCGCGATCTCCGTGGACGGGGTGATGGGGTAGTACCCCATGATGTGGTAGTTGACGTGCTTGGCCGCCACCGCCGCGATCTCGTTGCCGCTGTTGACCACGACTTCCTGCGCCGGCCGGGCACCTGTCTTCTTCGCCGTCTGCACCATCGTTTTCTCCCTCATTTCCTTATTTCAGATGCTTGTGTTTTACGGTGATTTTGTCGATGTCCTGCTCCGCTTCCTTGACGGGGAGCAGCGCCCCGAACTTGCATATGTGGGTGCAACGCAGGCATCCCTTGCAGAACTGGTAGTCGATGCCCAGTAGAATCATCCCGTCCTTACCGGTCTTGGGATCCTTGCCCTTCTCCCACACGAAGCAGTAGTCGGGACAGGTCAGGTCGCATTCTCCGCAGCGCGTGCACTTGTCCACGATGAAGAGCGGGATCATCCCGGTGCGGCTGGTGGAAAGGTCCTTGAACCGCATGTTCCCCACGGAGTAGATCGTCCCGCCGATGGGCGCGTTCTCGTACCCCAGCTTGGGGACTTCGCGCCTGAACGGCGTGGCCGGGTACTTCCCGTCGACCGGGAACTCCTCGAACTTCACCTCGTCGAAACCGCGCTTCAGCGCCTCGAGGTTTCCCTTCATCAGCGCCGGGTATTTCTTCCCGAACGCCTCCCCGATGGCCTCCTCGAGCGCCTTCCAGTCGAAGAAACCGGCGGCCTTGGCGATGGCGCCCATCATGACCATGTTCACGCGGGAACCAGTGGCCATCGCGACCTCCATCGCGTCGACCGTGCCGACCTTCCCGCCCTGGATCTTCAGGAAGTCGCGCGCCTGCGCGGGGGTCTTGCGCGTGTTGAGGATCACCGTGGTCTTTCCGGGGATCGCCCCCGCGGTCACCGGCACGGTCCTGGCCAGCGCCTCGTGGAAGATCGCCAGCACGTGCGGCTCCTCGATCGGGCTGTTCACCCGCACCGTCTGGCCCGCCTCGCAGATCCGTACGAACGCCTTGACGGGCGTCCCCTTTTTCTCCGAGCCGTACGAGGCGAACCCGGCTCCGTTCATTCCCATGCGCAAAATGGCGGCCTCCGTCAGGATCTTTCCCGCGACGTTGGCGCCCAGGCCCCCGATGCTCTCCATCCGGATTTCGAAGAACCCGAGGTCATTCTTGACCGGCAGTTTTGCCGCCGCCACGCTCTTGCTCATTGCTTTAACCCCTCTCGAATGGAATTTCTCTATAATTCCCGGCGTCCCTTGATCGCCCTGCCGACGGTGACCTCGTCGGTAAATTCCAGGTCCGAGCCCACGGGCATGCCGTAAGCGATGCGGGTGATGCGCACGTTCGACGGTTTGACCACCCCGGCCAGGTAGGAGGCGGTGGCTTCCCCTTCGGCGGTGAGATTGGTGGCGAGGATGACTTCCTCCACCCCTCCCCGTGAAATCCTTTCCAGCAATTCGCGGATGCGCAGGTCCTCCGGCATCACGCCGTCGATCGGTGAAATCGCCCCCCCGAGGACATGGTACCTGCCCTTGTACTCCCCGCTCTTTTCTATCGGGATAATGTCGGTAGGATCTTCAACGACGCAGATCAGGTCATCCCGGCGCGCGGGGTCCGTGCACAGGGAGCACGGGTCAACATCCGCGATGTTAAAACATTTGGTGCATCTTATCACAGCCTCGGAGATCCCGGCAATAGCCTGGCCCAATTCCCGGACGGACTCTCGTGGCATGCGCAGCATGTGGAGCGCAAGGCGCGTCGCCGTCTTCTCCCCGATGCCGGGTAGACGGGAAAGCAGGGCGATCAGCCCCCGAAGCGGCTTCGGGTAGGACATCGCGCTATGGAAGCCCCGGGAGGTTCATCCCCCCCGTGACCTTCGACATCTCCGAGGCGATCATCTCCCGGGAACGCGAAAGGGCTTCGTTCACCGCGGCGCGTACGAGGTCCTGGAGGAGGTCCGCTTCCTGCGGCGAGATCACCTCTTTCTCTATTCGCACGGACAGGATCTCCTGGCGGCCGTTCGCCGTCACCGTCACCATGCCGCCCCCGGCGGACGCCTCGACCGTCTTCTGAGCAAGCTCCTCCTGGAGCTTGGCGAGGCGCGCCTGCATCTC
Proteins encoded in this region:
- a CDS encoding pyruvate synthase; this encodes MVQTAKKTGARPAQEVVVNSGNEIAAVAAKHVNYHIMGYYPITPSTEIAETLDAMKAEGEHTIRMIPGDGEHGAAGICYGATTAGGRVFNATSANGLLFGFEQLPVQSGTRFPMVFNIVTRAVSGPLDIRGDHSDIMLAMNTGWIILMASDVQAVYDMNIMAPKIGEDMSVRLPVMVAFDGFFTSHQKRRVEIFSEPKEVVQEFLGPFVPTVTSVDPRKPVTIGPYMNDPDLINNKKQQADAIVRADAVIKKVFAEYAKISGREYPFVELYRMEDAEAALFILNSAAETAKEAVDALRKQGKKVGLIRPNVIRPFPQKEIREALKKVKGLVVADRQDNFGAYGGAMTIEVKAALQGIRGNETQVAGRIYGVGGKEFFVEDAEAMLNEALEIAKDGEVKVPYDYFGINPGEKGYEPPKAYEPITEEQASGIVRVETSPEGKMDVRGINMRALTERPKRVGPGHGACPGCGIFVNLNTFLKGIEGFVTVLFHTGCGMVVTTGYPYTSHKITYVHNLFQNGAATMSGIVEMFEERKKRGEIPKDEKITFLMVTGDGGHDIGIGPSLGAAARNSRMIIIEYDNQGYQNTGSQLSFTVPIGQSTSTSNYGPAQKGKATHHKDTAQIFNAAHIPYVFTAAESNPRDMIRKAAKAQKYADEGLVFGKLISMCPLAWRTEERLSVPIIQAAVDSCFFPLYEIEHGITTLNYDPEEKGKKVPVTEWIKQMGKTKHMLKPDCKHVLDAFQTEVDRRWLRLKEMHKNPLL
- a CDS encoding 2-oxoacid:acceptor oxidoreductase family protein, which translates into the protein MSKSVAAAKLPVKNDLGFFEIRMESIGGLGANVAGKILTEAAILRMGMNGAGFASYGSEKKGTPVKAFVRICEAGQTVRVNSPIEEPHVLAIFHEALARTVPVTAGAIPGKTTVILNTRKTPAQARDFLKIQGGKVGTVDAMEVAMATGSRVNMVMMGAIAKAAGFFDWKALEEAIGEAFGKKYPALMKGNLEALKRGFDEVKFEEFPVDGKYPATPFRREVPKLGYENAPIGGTIYSVGNMRFKDLSTSRTGMIPLFIVDKCTRCGECDLTCPDYCFVWEKGKDPKTGKDGMILLGIDYQFCKGCLRCTHICKFGALLPVKEAEQDIDKITVKHKHLK
- the recR gene encoding recombination protein RecR, producing MSYPKPLRGLIALLSRLPGIGEKTATRLALHMLRMPRESVRELGQAIAGISEAVIRCTKCFNIADVDPCSLCTDPARRDDLICVVEDPTDIIPIEKSGEYKGRYHVLGGAISPIDGVMPEDLRIRELLERISRGGVEEVILATNLTAEGEATASYLAGVVKPSNVRITRIAYGMPVGSDLEFTDEVTVGRAIKGRREL
- a CDS encoding YbaB/EbfC family nucleoid-associated protein: MDFQNILKQAQEMQARLAKLQEELAQKTVEASAGGGMVTVTANGRQEILSVRIEKEVISPQEADLLQDLVRAAVNEALSRSREMIASEMSKVTGGMNLPGLP